One part of the Lytechinus pictus isolate F3 Inbred chromosome 3, Lp3.0, whole genome shotgun sequence genome encodes these proteins:
- the LOC129257180 gene encoding store-operated calcium entry regulator STIMATE-like, producing the protein MISLRGDACTWYVIYFLLDSTAGLLFIYLQVRIVQKIVIRCACKSLMFGEYGDPPKYDAWIGQCGVFIIIVIIEKIGITLLTTIPFWTKVADVLLSPIHSPKVELTLVMLVIPFIVNTIMFWVVDNFLMGKRSKLKGYGKEGHGSNGKDRRPRVHYYRSVPAKSSDGSESEVLVSCDDDDTRSSNGSLLVRDSEEERSSMKRIKENYL; encoded by the exons ATGATTTCCTTAAGAGGTGATGCCTGTACTTg GTATGTGATATACTTTTTATTGGACTCAACGGCTGGGCTCTTGTTCATCTACTTACAAGTTAGAATTGTCCAAAAGATAGTGATAAGGTGTGCATGTAAATCGTTGATGTTCGGAGagtatggagatcctcccaaaTACGATGCTTGGATTGGACAATGCGGTGTCTTcataatcattgttatcatcgaAAAAATTGGCATTACTCTACTTACAACTATTCCATTCTGGACAAAG GTTGCTGATGTGTTGTTGAGTCCTATACATAGTCCTAAAGTAGAATTAACATTGGTGATGCTTGTCATACCATTCATAGTCAAT ACGATAATGTTCTGGGTGGTAGATAACTTCTTAATGGGAAAGAGGTCAAAGTTGAAAGGTTACGGCAAGGAGGGTCATGGTTCAAATGGGAAAGACAGAAGGCCAAGAGTGCATTACTACCGGAGTGTGCCAGCAAAGTCATCAGATGGATCCGAGTCAGAGGTACTTGTGTCATGTGACGATGATGACACAAGGTCGTCAAACGGATCATTATTAGTCAGAGATTCAGAAGAAGAGAGATCGAGTAtgaagagaataaaagaaaattatttatag